A genomic segment from Glycine soja cultivar W05 chromosome 18, ASM419377v2, whole genome shotgun sequence encodes:
- the LOC114394413 gene encoding pentatricopeptide repeat-containing protein At5g39980, chloroplastic-like: MCTVVSSSILVGWLSSYPKTKRSVGNGISHLSPAISVAATAMAKDVWTRTSSSNTSRQRSRRQQYWDRSVDMEELLAAIGQTQNEDELYAVMSPYNGRQLSMRFMVSLLSREPDWQRALALLDWINDKALYSPSLFAYNVLLRNVLRAKQWHLAHGLFDEMRQKGLSPDRYTYSTLITSFGKHGLFDSSLFWLQQMEQDNVSGDLVLYSNLIDLARKLSDYSKAISIFSRLKASTISPDLIAYNSMINVFGKAKLFREARLLLQEMRDNAVQPDTVSYSTLLAIYVDNQKFVEALSLFFEMNEAKCPLDLTTCNIMIDVYGQLHMPKEADRLFWSMRKMGIQPNVVSYNTLLRVYGEADLFGEAIHLFRLMQSKDVQQNVVTYNTMINIYGKTLEHEKATNLIQEMKKRGIEPNAITYSTIISIWEKAGKLDRAAILFQKLRSSGVRIDEVLYQTMIVAYERAGLVAHAKRLLHELKRPDNIPRDTAIGILARAGRIEEATWVFRQAFDAREVKDISVFGCMINLFSKNKKYGNVVEVFEKMRVVGYFPDSDVIALVLNAFGKLREFDKADALYRQMHEEGCVFPDEVHFQMLSLYGARKDFVMVESLFEKLDSNPNINKKELHLVVASIYERADRLNDASRIMNRMNQKANRSHYHA; encoded by the coding sequence ATGTGCACGGTGGTTTCAAGTTCAATCCTTGTGGGATGGCTTTCTTCTTATCCCAAAACGAAAAGGAGCGTTGGCAATGGCATAAGCCATTTAAGCCCCGCTATATCCGTAGCAGCCACAGCTATGGCTAAAGATGTGTGGACCCGAACATCCTCTTCCAACACCAGTAGGCAACGTAGTAGAAGGCAGCAGTACTGGGACCGCAGCGTTGACATGGAAGAGCTATTAGCGGCAATTGGACAGACCCAGAACGAGGATGAACTGTATGCGGTTATGTCTCCCTACAACGGGAGGCAGTTATCCATGCGCTTCATGGTTTCCCTGCTGTCCCGCGAGCCCGATTGGCAACGTGCTCTTGCCCTTCTCGATTGGATCAACGACAAGGCCCTCTATTCTCCCTCCCTCTTCGCCTACAACGTCCTTCTCCGCAACGTCCTTCGGGCCAAGCAGTGGCACCTCGCACACGGCCTGTTCGATGAAATGCGCCAAAAGGGCCTCTCCCCAGATAGGTACACTTACTCCACCCTCATCACTTCTTTCGGCAAACACGGcttgtttgattcttccctCTTTTGGCTCCAGCAGATGGAGCAAGACAATGTCTCCGGCGACCTTGTCCTCTACAGTAACTTGATTGACCTTGCCCGCAAGTTGTCCGATTATTCCAAGGCCATTTCCATCTTCTCCAGATTGAAAGCCTCCACTATTTCCCCCGACCTCATTGCTTATAACTCCATGATCAATGTCTTTGGAAAAGCCAAGCTCTTCCGCGAGGCTCGCCTTCTTCTTCAAGAGATGAGAGACAATGCCGTTCAACCCGACACCGTCAGCTATTCCACCCTTCTTGCCATCTACGTTGACAACCAAAAGTTTGTTGAAGCACTTTCTTTATTCTTCGAAATGAATGAAGCCAAATGCCCTCTTGATCTCACCACTTGTAACATCATGATTGATGTTTATGGCCAGCTTCACATGCCCAAGGAAGCCGACCGCCTCTTCTGGAGTATGAGGAAAATGGGGATTCAACCCAACGTCGTTAGCTATAATACGCTCTTGAGGGTTTATGGAGAGGCTGACCTATTTGGGGAAGCCATCCATCTGTTCCGTTTGATGCAAAGTAAGGATGTACAACAGAATGTCGTCACCTACAACActatgattaatatttatggCAAGACTCTTGAGCACGAGAAGGCTACCAATCTCATTCAAGAAATGAAGAAAAGGGGTATTGAACCCAATGCCATCACCTATTCCACCATAATTTCTATATGGGAGAAGGCAGGGAAACTGGACCGCGCTGCCATCTTGTTTCAGAAATTAAGGAGTTCAGGAGTTCGAATTGATGAGGTTCTTTACCAGACAATGATTGTAGCCTACGAGAGGGCAGGTTTAGTTGCTCATGCAAAGCGTCTACTTCATGAGCTCAAGCGACCAGATAACATTCCCAGGGACACTGCGATCGGAATTCTTGCCAGAGCTGGTAGAATTGAAGAGGCTACCTGGGTTTTCCGGCAGGCTTTTGATGCTCGAGAGGTCAAAGATATATCTGTGTTTGGTTGCATGATTAATCTTTTCTctaagaacaaaaagtatggCAATGTAGTTGAAGTGTTTGAGAAGATGAGAGTGGTGGGATATTTTCCTGATTCTGATGTTATTGCTCTTGTGTTGAATGCTTTTGGAAAGTTGCGTGAATTTGATAAAGCAGATGCTTTATATAGACAGATGCATGAAGAAGGGTGTGTTTTTCCAGATGAAGTTCATTTCCAGATGCTGAGTCTATATGGTGCAAGAAAAGATTTCGTGATGGTAGAGTCATTGTTTGAGAAGCTGGATTCCAATCCTAATATCAACAAGAAAGAGTTGCATCTTGTTGTTGCTAGCATTTATGAGAGAGCAGATAGACTTAATGATGCTTCCCGAATAATGAATAGGATGAATCAAAAAGCAAACAGAAGTCATTATCATGCTTAG
- the LOC114395785 gene encoding phytoene synthase 2, chloroplastic-like: MMSLSFCSLIAKPCSMINGSNRKPCCGRTRFGVIIRSEVNVAPKQRGIPQLSKQGVPLAVQEVVHRQSQIINHCSKPRPLFEPTFLYDAYEMCRNICAEYAKTFYLGTLLMTEERQKAIWAIYVWCRRTDELVDGPNAGYMSSSVLDRWEDRLHDIFNGQPYDMLDAALTDTVSKFPLDIKPFKDMIQGMRMDTRKARYNNFQELYLYCYYVAGTVGLMTVPIMGIAQESVIPVQSVYDAALYLGVGNQLTNILRDVGEDALRGRVYLPQDELAQFGLCDKDVFSRNVSERWRKFMKYQITRARFYFNRAEEGVSQLQKASRWPVWSSLILYRKILDAIEDNDYDNLTKRAYVGRAKKFLTLPLAYTRSLSNHKTKFRSLTRPI; encoded by the exons ATGATGAGTTTATCATTTTGTTCGCTGATAGCAAAGCCTTGTTCCATGATCAATGGGAGCAATAGGAAACCATGTTGTGGTCGTACAAGATTTGGTGTTATAATTAGGTCGGAAGTAAACGTGGCTCCCAAGCAAAGAGGAATTCCCCAATTGTCAAAACAAGGAGTTCCTCTTGCTGTACAAGAGGTTGTTCACAGGCAGTCTCAGATCATAAATCATTGTAGCAAGCCTAGGCCACTGTTCGAGCCCACTTTTCTTTATGATGCCTATGAAATGTGCAGAAATATTTGCGCCGAATATGCCAAGACCTTTTATCTAG GAACCTTGCTTATGACGGAAGAAAGACAGAAAGCTATATGGGCAATTTATG TTTGGTGCAGGAGGACGGATGAACTTGTTGATGGTCCTAACGCTGGGTATATGAGCTCTTCTGTTCTTGATAGGTGGGAAGATAGATTGCACGACATTTTCAATGGACAACCCTATGATATGCTTGATGCCGCTCTTACTGATACAGTCTCCAAGTTTCCCTTGGATATTAAG CCTTTCAAGGACATGATACAAGGCATGAGAATGGATACAAGGAAAGCCCGATACAACAATTTCCAAGAGTTATATCTTTACTGCTACTATGTGGCGGGAACTGTGGGCTTAATGACTGTTCCAATAATGGGCATTGCCCAGGAGTCTGTCATCCCAGTTCAAAGTGTATATGATGCTGCACTATATCTGGGTGTAggaaatcaactcacaaacatTCTTAGAGATGTGGGGGAGGA tgcaTTAAGAGGTAGAGTGTACCTTCCCCAAGACGAACTAGCCCAGTTTGGATTATGTGACAAGGATGTTTTTTCAAGAAACGTCAGTGAAAGATGGAGAAAGTTTATGAAATATCAGATCACAAGGGCAAGATTCTACTTCAACCGGGCAGAAGAAGGAGTTTCTCAGCTCCAAAAGGCCAGCCGTTGGCCG GTTTGGTCATCATTAATATTGTATCGTAAGATCTTGGATGCAATTGAAGACAACGATTACGACAATTTGACTAAACGAGCTTACGTGGGACGAGCTAAGAAATTTTTAACGTTGCCTCTAGCTTACACTAGATCTCTCTCAAATCACAAAACGAAATTTCGTTCTTTAACAAGGCCTATCTAG
- the LOC114395850 gene encoding DEAD-box ATP-dependent RNA helicase 52C-like, translating into MRTSWADLAANSASENAGTSNSTAPSRPVYVPPHLRNRGPSESLAPAPPSNNNNNVGSRWGALPPRNGWGNRSGGWDRREVNPFGGQEDAAAEEELGGEEQQESTGINFDAYEDIPVETSGENVPPAVNTFAEIDLGNALNQNIRRCKYVKPTPVQRHAIPISLAGRDLMACAQTGSGKTAAFCFPIISGIMRGQAQVLQRPPPRGVRTVYPLALVLSPTRELSMQIHEEARKFSYQTGVRVVVAYGGAPINQQLRELERGVDILVATPGRLVDLLERARVSLQMIRYLALDEADRMLDMGFEPQIRKIVEQMDMPPAAARQTMLFSATFPKEIQRLASDFLSNYIFLAVGRVGSSTDLIVQRVEYVQESDKRSHLMDLLHAQKANGVQGKQALTLVFVETKKGADALEHWLCRNNFPATTIHGDRTQQERELALRSFKSGNTPILVATDVAARGLDIPHVAHVVNFDLPNDIDDYVHRIGRTGRAGKKGLATAFFNDNNASLARALADLMQEANQEVPDWLSRFAARSSFGGGRNRRSGGGRFGGRDFRREGSFSRGGSDYYSAGNNSSGYGTSGGYGGGYGPGVTSAWD; encoded by the exons ATGCGAACTTCATGGGCTGATTTGGCTGCCAATTCGGCGTCTGAAAATGCGGGAACCTCTAACTCCACAGCTCCTTCGCGGCCGGTTTATGTGCCTCCGCATCTGAGGAACCGTGGACCATCAGAATCCCTTGCTCCAGCACCTCcatccaataataataataatgtgggATCACGGTGGGGTGCTCTGCCACCCAGAAACGGATGGGGGAACAGAAGTGGTGGTTGGGATCGGCGCGAAGTGAATCCCTTCGGAGGTCAGGAGGATGCAGCAGCAGAAGAGGAGTTGGGAGGCGAGGAGCAGCAGGAGAGCACGGGAATTAACTTTGATGCGTATGAGGACATTCCGGTGGAGACGAGCGGTGAAAACGTGCCCCCGGCTGTGAATACTTTTGCGGAGATTGACTTAGGCAACGCGCTTAATCAGAACATTAGACGCTGCAAATATGTGAAGCCAACGCCGGTTCAGCGGCATGCCATACCGATATCCCTTGCGGGGCGGGATTTGATGGCTTGTGCGCAGACTGGTTCTGGAAAGACTGCCGCATTCTGTTTCCCAATCATCAGTGGGATTATGAGAGGCCAAGCCCAAGTCCTCCAGAGGCCGCCTCCTCGCGGTGTCCGCACAGTCTACCCACTTGCCCTTGTTCTCTCACCTACTAGGGAGCTATCCATGCAGATACATGAAGAGGCTAGGAAATTTTCTTACCAGACTGGGGTTAGGGTCGTTGTTGCTTATGGTGGAGCTCCGATAAACCAACAG CTCCGGGAACTTGAGAGAGGGGTGGATATCCTTGTTGCAACTCCGGGAAGACTGGTAGATTTACTGGAGAGAGCTAGAGTTTCATTGCAAATGATTAGGTATTTGGCCTTAGACGAGGCAGATAGAATGCTGGATATGGGTTTTGAGCCACAAATAAGGAAGATTGTAGAACAAATGGACATGCCTCCAGCAGCTGCCAGACAGACTATGCTGTTCAGTGCCACATTTCCAAAAGAGATACAG AGACTTGCCTCCGATTTcctttcaaattatatttttctggcTGTTGGAAGAGTGGGCTCAAGTACTGATTTAATTGTCCAAAGAGTTGAGTATGTTCAAGAGTCTGACAAGAGAAGTCACCTCATGGATCTTCTTCATGCACAGAAGGCAAATGGTGTACAAGGAAAG CAAGCTTTGACTTTAGTTTTTGTGGAGACAAAGAAGGGAGCTGATGCTCTAGAGCACTGGTTGTGCCGTAATAATTTTCCAGCAACTACTATTCATGGTGACAGGACACAACAG GAAAGAGAATTGGCATTAAGGTCATTTAAAAGTGGCAACACCCCCATATTGGTTGCAACTGATGTGGCTGCACGTGGTCTTGATATTCCTCATGTTGCCCATGTGGTTAACTTTGACCTTCCTAAtgatattgatgattatgtacACCGAATTGGAAGGACAGGGCGGGCAGGAAAGAAAGGCCTTGCAACTGCGTTCTTTAATGACAACAATGCATCCCTGGCAAGGGCCTTAGCAGATCTGATGCAAGAAGCAAATCAAGAAGTACCTGATTGGCTCTCACGGTTTGCTGCTCGCTCTTCCTTTGGTGGGGGAAGGAACCGTCGATCAGGAGGAGGCCGTTTTGGTGGCCGTGACTTTCGAAGAGAGGGTTCTTTTAGTAGGGGTGGTTCTGATTACTACAGTGCAGGAAACAACAGTAGTGGATATGGCACTTCTGGTGGGTATGGTGGAGGATATGGTCCTGGGGTAACCAGTGCATGGGATTGA